From a single Phycisphaeraceae bacterium genomic region:
- the pgl gene encoding 6-phosphogluconolactonase: protein MSDHISLEHAVTPPALPGEVVVRDTPHDVFDALAADFHMHALNCARAFGSFHIALSGGSTPLPFYQQLMYDPQHRSLPWDKTHLWVVDERRVPFEDERSNYAMLRDIFVEHSGMARSHAHPMDPHRDDADIAYESKIVHELSSRGRGLDRLDFVLLGMGDDAHTASLFPHTPPVRETRRLVRMNDGPGVTPPARITMTLPLLNASRFVAVLVIGKKKRDTLARVAQAFEREPRPADPTTVDELPILGVRPLGGELRWYLDAEACG, encoded by the coding sequence ATGAGCGACCACATCTCCCTCGAGCACGCCGTCACGCCCCCGGCCCTGCCGGGAGAGGTCGTCGTGCGCGACACGCCCCACGATGTCTTCGACGCGCTGGCCGCGGACTTCCACATGCACGCGCTCAACTGCGCGCGCGCGTTCGGCTCGTTCCACATCGCGCTCTCGGGCGGGTCGACGCCCCTGCCCTTCTACCAGCAACTGATGTACGACCCCCAGCACCGCTCGCTGCCGTGGGACAAGACGCACCTGTGGGTCGTCGACGAGCGCCGCGTGCCCTTCGAGGACGAGCGCAGCAACTACGCCATGCTGCGCGACATCTTCGTCGAGCACTCCGGCATGGCCCGCTCCCACGCGCACCCGATGGACCCCCATCGCGACGACGCCGACATCGCCTACGAGTCGAAGATCGTGCACGAGCTCTCGTCGCGAGGGCGCGGCCTCGACAGGCTCGACTTCGTGCTCCTGGGCATGGGCGACGACGCGCACACCGCGAGTCTGTTCCCACACACCCCCCCGGTGCGCGAGACGCGCCGGCTCGTGCGCATGAACGACGGGCCCGGCGTCACGCCCCCGGCGCGCATCACGATGACGCTGCCCCTGCTCAACGCGTCGCGATTCGTCGCGGTGCTCGTGATCGGCAAGAAGAAGCGCGACACCCTCGCGCGCGTCGCGCAGGCCTTCGAACGCGAGCCCCGCCCGGCAGACCCGACAACCGTCGACGAGCTGCCCATCCTGGGTGTTCGCCCCCTCGGCGGCGAGCTGCGCTGGTACCTCGACGCAGAGGCGTGCGGGTAA
- a CDS encoding sigma-54-dependent Fis family transcriptional regulator, with product MGVVLVDGGWRVVFANRAAAERVVSRADQLVAAPSADLFAAGESVVRRLQEALASDALRAHLTDVAMSRSSAMGAGPDAVADVWAERLGEGAPGGAHAVVTLVDASSRTALRDELNRLREQLARAERARERLGAIQRETAGDFSTPPDIIGGSAPMLRVFDQIERVATADATVLVHGETGSGKDLIARAIHAKSRRAHQAFIAVNCAALPETLIESELFGHERGAFTGADRQRLGKFELADTGTLFLDEIAELSPAAQAKLLRVLQNGLFERVGGAETIRVDVRLIAATHRDLAKQVERGRFREDLFYRLNVFRIDAPPLRDRRDDLRALIEFLHEKHARRMGRPALPLSERSMRRVLAYRWPGNVRELENSVERATLLADGPELEIELPDAPTPGQGGEGGRSGRNEETPRDVLLDLTAEQLQRLQIMHALETNDYRVFGDDGAAKKLGMNPQTLLSRMDKLGIPRPRQMRARMRG from the coding sequence GTGGGAGTCGTGCTCGTGGACGGAGGTTGGCGGGTGGTGTTCGCCAACCGGGCGGCCGCGGAGCGGGTGGTGTCGCGTGCTGACCAGCTGGTCGCCGCGCCGTCGGCGGACCTCTTCGCGGCGGGCGAGTCGGTCGTCCGTCGCCTTCAGGAGGCCCTGGCGAGCGACGCGCTGCGCGCGCACCTGACGGATGTCGCGATGTCGAGGTCGTCGGCGATGGGGGCCGGTCCGGACGCCGTCGCGGATGTGTGGGCCGAGCGTCTGGGCGAGGGGGCGCCCGGGGGCGCGCACGCCGTGGTAACGCTGGTGGACGCGTCGTCGCGGACGGCGCTGCGCGACGAGCTGAACCGGCTGCGCGAGCAGCTCGCGAGGGCGGAGCGTGCGCGAGAGCGTCTTGGCGCGATCCAGCGCGAGACGGCGGGCGACTTCTCGACGCCCCCCGACATCATCGGGGGTTCGGCGCCCATGCTGCGCGTGTTCGACCAGATCGAGCGCGTCGCGACCGCCGACGCGACGGTGCTCGTCCACGGCGAGACGGGCTCGGGCAAGGACCTGATCGCGCGCGCGATCCACGCGAAGTCCCGGCGCGCGCACCAGGCGTTCATCGCCGTCAACTGTGCGGCGCTCCCCGAGACGCTCATCGAGTCCGAGCTGTTCGGGCACGAGCGCGGCGCGTTCACCGGCGCCGACCGCCAGCGCCTGGGCAAGTTCGAGCTCGCCGACACCGGGACGCTGTTCCTCGACGAGATCGCGGAGCTGTCTCCGGCGGCGCAGGCGAAGCTGCTGCGCGTGCTGCAGAACGGGCTCTTCGAGCGCGTGGGCGGGGCGGAGACGATCCGCGTCGATGTGCGCCTCATCGCCGCCACGCACCGCGACCTGGCGAAGCAGGTCGAGCGCGGGCGGTTCCGCGAGGACCTGTTCTACCGGCTCAATGTGTTCCGCATCGACGCGCCGCCGCTGCGCGACCGGCGCGACGACCTGCGCGCGCTCATCGAGTTTCTGCACGAGAAGCACGCGCGCAGGATGGGCCGGCCCGCGCTGCCCCTGAGCGAGCGGAGCATGCGCCGCGTGCTGGCGTACCGCTGGCCCGGCAACGTGCGCGAGCTGGAGAACTCGGTCGAGCGCGCGACGCTGCTCGCCGACGGGCCCGAGCTCGAGATCGAGCTGCCCGACGCGCCCACGCCCGGGCAGGGGGGCGAGGGCGGGCGATCCGGGCGCAACGAGGAGACGCCGCGCGATGTGCTGCTGGACCTGACGGCGGAGCAGTTGCAGCGCCTGCAGATCATGCACGCGCTGGAGACAAACGACTACCGCGTGTTCGGCGACGACGGCGCGGCGAAGAAACTGGGCATGAACCCGCAGACGCTCCTGTCGCGCATGGACAAGCTGGGGATTCCCAGGCCGCGACAGATGAGGGCTCGGATGAGGGGGTGA
- a CDS encoding acylphosphatase: protein MRYQVTFHGMVQGVGFRATAKDLARDFPVTGFVRNEPDGSVFLVVEGDEEQLEKYLDALRAALHEKIRSEELEAFEAERGYPGFEIR from the coding sequence ATGCGATACCAGGTCACTTTCCACGGCATGGTGCAGGGCGTCGGCTTTCGCGCAACGGCGAAGGACCTCGCGAGAGACTTCCCGGTGACCGGGTTCGTGCGAAACGAGCCCGACGGGTCGGTCTTCCTCGTCGTCGAGGGCGACGAGGAGCAGCTCGAGAAGTACCTCGACGCGTTGCGAGCGGCGCTCCACGAGAAGATCCGCTCCGAGGAACTCGAAGCGTTCGAGGCGGAGCGTGGGTACCCGGGGTTCGAGATCAGGTGA
- the dnaG gene encoding DNA primase gives MPQARPFQNDDRQRVLDASDIVRLVGEHVQLRPKGREFVCVCPFHDDHKPSMYVVPSKQIYHCFSCGAGGNALDFVINYFKMDFREALKFLADRAGVELTPWNPRPDAANAAQGDSESRSTRAQLFDAAAFAHDFFRTILRHAEHGAVARETVQKRAIAPQMVEEFGIGAAPDRWDGLERTIASKNMDPAPFLALGLLKRRERETGMYDALRHRLIFPIHDQIGRVIGFGGRKMRDEDEPKYLNSPESALFDKGKNLYALHLARKAIQDTKTAIITEGYTDVIACHQAGVRNVVATLGTSLTRDHARQLERLCDTVVLLFDADEAGQRAADRAIEIFFNAPIDVKMCVLPGGKDPDELLKQEGGAERFREALAGAMDALDFRFARLRQRAAGEGMSSVAKLVENDAQRLVELGLLNLEPIRKRRVVRRLATIAGVTESDIEQTLRRHASRSASRPARVGENDATDPDAAPTGSARAGLGVIPNGPGEQALGALLADPTLFHDLRDDEVGALEAHRFTHPACAEVAQTLLAMLHAGDDCAATSLLAAMPSANARTGAGELMMRAELPCEGDRARRLKTLRDCLARLDVAAARATATDSNARFQALLEAHARHGRMPTAVPRPASTPP, from the coding sequence GTGCCGCAGGCCCGTCCGTTCCAGAACGACGATCGTCAGAGAGTCCTCGACGCTTCGGACATCGTCCGACTCGTGGGCGAGCATGTCCAATTGCGCCCCAAGGGACGCGAGTTCGTCTGCGTCTGCCCCTTCCACGACGACCACAAGCCCTCCATGTACGTCGTCCCCTCCAAGCAGATCTACCACTGCTTCTCCTGCGGCGCCGGGGGCAACGCGCTCGACTTCGTCATCAACTACTTCAAGATGGATTTCCGCGAGGCCCTCAAATTCCTCGCCGATCGCGCGGGCGTCGAACTCACGCCCTGGAACCCGCGACCAGACGCCGCCAACGCTGCGCAAGGCGACAGCGAGTCCCGTTCAACTCGCGCGCAGCTCTTCGACGCCGCCGCCTTCGCCCACGACTTCTTCCGCACCATCCTCCGCCACGCCGAGCACGGCGCCGTCGCCCGCGAGACAGTCCAGAAGCGCGCCATCGCGCCGCAGATGGTCGAGGAGTTCGGCATCGGCGCCGCCCCCGACCGCTGGGACGGGCTCGAACGCACCATCGCCTCCAAGAACATGGACCCGGCGCCCTTCCTCGCGCTGGGCCTGCTCAAGCGCCGCGAGCGTGAAACGGGAATGTACGACGCGCTGCGCCACCGCCTGATCTTCCCGATCCACGACCAGATCGGGCGCGTGATCGGCTTCGGCGGGCGCAAGATGCGCGACGAGGACGAGCCCAAGTACCTGAACAGCCCCGAGTCCGCGCTCTTCGACAAGGGCAAGAACCTCTACGCCCTCCACTTGGCGCGCAAGGCCATCCAGGACACCAAGACCGCGATCATCACCGAGGGCTACACCGATGTCATCGCCTGCCACCAGGCCGGCGTGCGCAACGTCGTCGCCACGCTCGGCACCTCGCTCACGCGCGACCACGCGCGCCAGCTCGAACGCCTTTGCGACACCGTCGTCCTGCTCTTCGACGCCGACGAAGCCGGCCAGCGCGCCGCCGATCGAGCCATCGAGATCTTCTTCAACGCGCCCATCGATGTGAAGATGTGCGTCCTCCCCGGGGGCAAAGACCCCGACGAACTCCTCAAGCAGGAGGGCGGCGCCGAACGCTTCCGCGAGGCGCTCGCCGGCGCGATGGACGCGCTGGATTTCCGCTTCGCGCGACTGCGCCAGCGCGCCGCCGGCGAGGGCATGTCGAGCGTCGCGAAGCTCGTCGAGAACGACGCGCAGCGCCTCGTCGAGCTGGGCCTGCTCAACCTCGAGCCCATCCGCAAGCGGCGCGTCGTGCGCCGGCTCGCGACGATCGCCGGCGTCACGGAATCCGACATCGAGCAGACCCTCCGCCGCCACGCGTCCAGGAGCGCGAGCAGGCCCGCGCGCGTGGGCGAGAACGACGCGACCGACCCCGACGCCGCCCCCACCGGCTCGGCCCGCGCAGGCCTGGGCGTCATCCCCAACGGCCCCGGCGAGCAGGCGCTCGGCGCGCTGCTGGCAGACCCCACGCTGTTCCACGACCTGCGCGACGACGAGGTCGGCGCCCTCGAGGCGCACCGCTTCACGCACCCGGCGTGCGCCGAGGTCGCCCAGACCCTCCTCGCCATGCTGCACGCCGGCGACGACTGCGCCGCGACCTCGCTCCTCGCAGCGATGCCATCCGCCAACGCGCGCACCGGCGCTGGCGAGCTGATGATGCGCGCCGAACTCCCCTGCGAAGGGGACCGCGCGCGGCGGCTCAAGACCCTGCGCGACTGCCTCGCACGCCTCGACGTCGCCGCCGCTCGCGCCACCGCGACCGATTCCAACGCCCGATTCCAGGCGCTGCTCGAGGCGCACGCGCGCCACGGGCGCATGCCCACCGCCGTCCCCAGACCCGCCAGCACACCCCCCTGA
- the rpoD gene encoding RNA polymerase sigma factor RpoD, with product MRIDEVLHEADRLAIPFKDLRDVRCWRLREAARVASENALALASGQTPAAPDNAQQTASLNGSAKSVAAQKARAERLFMSAIDEGLLDEDEARELARALEADSATKRIDDPVRMYLTQMGSIPLLTRDEEVRLAKKIELTRMVYRRRVLELDYCAAQALDTLLQVERGELPFDRTMRISTAEADSKGKLGKRIPANAPTIRKLLELARADWEALVEARAAKDAKAIESIEARLATRRRRIATLCEECTLRTSRLTPIFRKLKSVAQKMAELQREIAKAARGASRYDADDVAVMKEELAGLRTLVCADPEELMRRIQVVDTIYWEYEQAKRDLSGGNLRLVVSIAKKYRNRGLSFLDIIQEGNTGLMRAVDKYEYKRGYKFSTYATWWIRQAITRAIADHARTIRIPVHMIETMTKLRTIQKALLQEMGIEPTMEEVAERAKMTTDEVRRVLKISRHPVSLDRPVGENEDSYFGDFIEDERQEAPASTAGNEMLKNRIEQVLKTLTYREREIIKLRYGIGDGYTYTLEEVGRIFKVTRERVRQVEAKAIRKLQHPVRSRKLAGFLENSRESQLTE from the coding sequence ATGCGCATCGACGAGGTCCTCCACGAGGCCGACCGACTCGCGATCCCCTTCAAGGACCTGCGCGATGTCCGGTGCTGGCGCCTGCGCGAAGCCGCGCGCGTCGCCTCCGAGAACGCCCTCGCCCTCGCCAGCGGCCAGACCCCCGCCGCGCCAGACAACGCGCAGCAGACCGCGTCGCTCAACGGCTCCGCGAAGTCCGTCGCCGCCCAGAAGGCCCGCGCCGAACGCCTCTTCATGAGCGCCATCGACGAGGGCCTCCTCGACGAGGACGAGGCCCGCGAGCTCGCCCGCGCCCTCGAGGCCGACAGCGCCACCAAGCGCATCGACGACCCGGTGCGCATGTACCTGACCCAGATGGGCTCCATCCCCCTCCTCACCCGCGACGAGGAGGTCCGACTCGCCAAGAAGATCGAACTCACGCGCATGGTCTATCGCCGGCGCGTCCTCGAACTCGACTACTGCGCCGCGCAGGCCCTCGACACGCTCCTCCAGGTCGAGCGCGGCGAGCTGCCCTTCGACCGCACCATGCGCATCTCCACCGCCGAGGCCGACAGCAAGGGCAAGCTCGGCAAGCGCATCCCCGCCAACGCGCCCACCATCCGCAAACTCCTCGAACTCGCGCGCGCCGACTGGGAAGCCCTCGTCGAGGCCCGCGCCGCCAAAGACGCCAAGGCCATCGAGTCCATCGAGGCCCGCCTCGCCACGCGCCGCCGGCGCATCGCCACGCTCTGCGAAGAGTGCACCCTGCGCACCAGCCGCCTCACGCCCATCTTCCGCAAGCTCAAGAGCGTCGCCCAGAAGATGGCCGAGCTCCAGCGCGAGATCGCCAAGGCCGCCCGCGGCGCCTCGCGCTACGACGCCGACGACGTCGCCGTCATGAAGGAAGAACTCGCCGGCCTGCGCACCCTCGTCTGCGCCGACCCCGAAGAGCTCATGCGCCGCATCCAGGTCGTCGACACCATCTACTGGGAATACGAGCAGGCCAAGCGCGACCTCTCCGGAGGCAACCTCCGCCTGGTCGTCTCCATCGCCAAGAAGTACCGCAACCGCGGCCTGTCCTTCCTCGACATCATCCAGGAGGGCAACACCGGGCTGATGCGCGCCGTCGACAAGTACGAGTACAAGCGCGGCTACAAGTTCTCCACCTACGCCACCTGGTGGATCCGGCAGGCCATCACCCGCGCCATCGCCGACCACGCGCGCACCATCCGCATCCCGGTCCACATGATCGAGACGATGACCAAACTGCGCACCATCCAGAAAGCGCTCCTCCAGGAGATGGGCATCGAGCCCACGATGGAAGAGGTGGCCGAGCGCGCGAAGATGACCACCGACGAGGTGCGCCGCGTCCTCAAGATCTCGCGCCACCCCGTTTCCCTCGACCGACCCGTCGGCGAGAACGAAGACTCCTACTTCGGCGACTTCATCGAGGACGAGCGCCAGGAAGCGCCGGCCTCCACCGCCGGCAACGAGATGCTCAAGAACCGCATCGAGCAGGTGCTCAAGACCCTCACCTACCGCGAGCGCGAGATCATCAAACTCCGCTACGGCATCGGCGACGGCTACACCTACACCCTCGAAGAAGTCGGACGCATCTTCAAGGTCACCCGTGAACGCGTGCGACAGGTCGAGGCCAAGGCCATCCGCAAACTCCAGCACCCCGTCCGCTCGCGCAAACTCGCCGGCTTCCTCGAGAACTCCCGCGAATCGCAGCTGACGGAATAA
- a CDS encoding VacB/RNase II family 3'-5' exoribonuclease → MPLRFQRPILQHVRHRNYEPGDIYQLAEDLSVPKDEIPDFRAAISILVEEGQLIVGEDNLVRLPPIGAELVGFFKKNPKGFGFIIPRDANEHGDLFVPPGDTGDAITGDLVRAKVVRQKGRNQPGQSPFVGVIVEVLERKQSAFTGELVKRGGSFYVQPDGKLLTDLISVKDVGAKNAVEGDKVVFELLHAPEGQMLGEGVITEVLGKSGAPDVETAAVIAAYNLSEEFPEDCLRQAREAAARYDEEVDYAIKQGKGFDKFGGREDITKEFILTIDPPDARDFDDALSISRTKDGGWRLGVHIADVAHFIPEGSPLDLEAKERGNSTYLPRVVLPMLPELLSNGICSLQERVPRYAKSAFMEYNKDGKVLRSGFSSTCINSFKRLTYLEAQALIDGNKEEAKKHAKTEPNYTEELLDALHMLNELSKVIMRRRMKQGMIRLDLPQVELIFEDVPGRAARVIDAEPEDDAYTHTLIEMCMVEANEASARLFERLGVPLLRRIHPEPAPGAMDDLRQSFSVAGVRIPKSPSREELQSILENTRGTPAARAIHFAILRTLTKAEYSPALIGHFALASEAYAHFTSPIRRYPDLTVHRALAAYLARTENGSKPPHDENEQKRMGAKLREVLPSEHDLVTVGRHCSNTEVNSAGAERELRNFLVLQLLSEHLGEPFEGVVTGVSPAGVFVQLDKFLVEGLVKSQDLPVKLPDGRIVSGRWRIDDKSGSLVEQSTGRSYSMGDKIVIAIAAVDLPRRQMELIVADADAREAGKDKKIHLKLGAEGGGVAKAEGAGFKGMTGAQKRSKRSKSRDKKKGDFRSDRKDKGKRQ, encoded by the coding sequence ATGCCCCTCCGCTTCCAACGCCCCATCCTGCAGCATGTCCGCCACCGCAACTACGAGCCGGGCGACATCTACCAGCTCGCCGAGGACCTCTCCGTCCCCAAGGACGAGATCCCCGACTTCCGCGCCGCCATATCCATCCTCGTCGAGGAAGGCCAGCTGATCGTCGGCGAGGACAACCTCGTCCGCCTGCCCCCCATCGGCGCCGAGCTCGTCGGCTTCTTCAAGAAGAACCCCAAGGGCTTCGGCTTCATCATCCCGCGCGACGCCAACGAGCACGGCGACCTCTTCGTGCCCCCCGGCGACACCGGCGACGCCATCACCGGCGACCTCGTCCGCGCCAAGGTCGTCCGCCAGAAGGGGCGCAACCAGCCCGGGCAGTCGCCCTTCGTGGGCGTCATCGTCGAGGTCCTCGAGCGCAAGCAGTCCGCCTTCACCGGCGAACTCGTCAAGCGCGGCGGCTCGTTCTATGTCCAGCCCGACGGCAAACTGCTGACAGACCTGATCTCCGTGAAGGATGTCGGCGCCAAGAACGCCGTCGAGGGCGACAAGGTCGTCTTCGAGCTCCTCCACGCGCCCGAGGGCCAGATGCTGGGCGAGGGCGTGATCACCGAGGTGCTCGGCAAGTCGGGCGCGCCCGATGTCGAGACCGCCGCCGTCATCGCCGCGTACAACCTGTCGGAGGAGTTCCCCGAGGACTGCCTGCGCCAGGCGCGCGAGGCCGCCGCCCGCTACGACGAAGAGGTCGACTACGCGATCAAGCAGGGCAAGGGCTTCGACAAGTTCGGCGGGCGCGAGGACATCACCAAAGAGTTCATCCTCACGATCGACCCGCCCGACGCGCGCGACTTCGACGATGCGCTCTCGATCTCGCGCACCAAGGACGGCGGCTGGCGCCTGGGCGTGCACATCGCCGATGTCGCGCACTTCATCCCCGAGGGTTCGCCCCTCGACCTTGAGGCCAAGGAACGCGGCAACTCGACCTACCTCCCGCGCGTCGTGCTGCCCATGCTGCCCGAGCTGCTCTCCAACGGCATCTGCTCGCTGCAGGAGCGCGTGCCGCGCTACGCCAAGTCGGCGTTCATGGAGTACAACAAGGACGGCAAGGTCCTGCGTTCGGGCTTCTCGAGCACCTGCATCAACTCATTCAAGCGACTGACCTATCTCGAGGCCCAGGCGCTGATCGACGGGAACAAGGAAGAGGCGAAGAAGCACGCCAAGACCGAGCCGAACTACACCGAGGAACTGCTCGACGCGCTGCACATGCTCAACGAGCTCTCGAAGGTCATCATGCGCCGGCGCATGAAGCAGGGCATGATCCGGCTCGACCTGCCCCAGGTCGAACTGATCTTCGAAGATGTGCCCGGGCGCGCCGCCAGGGTCATCGACGCCGAGCCCGAGGACGACGCGTACACGCACACGCTCATCGAGATGTGCATGGTCGAGGCCAACGAGGCCTCCGCCCGCCTCTTCGAACGGCTCGGCGTGCCACTGCTGCGCCGAATCCACCCCGAGCCGGCGCCCGGCGCGATGGACGACCTGCGCCAGTCCTTCAGCGTCGCGGGCGTGCGCATCCCCAAGAGCCCCTCACGCGAAGAACTCCAGTCGATCCTCGAGAACACCCGCGGCACGCCCGCCGCCCGCGCGATCCACTTCGCGATCCTCCGCACGCTCACCAAGGCCGAGTATTCCCCAGCGCTCATCGGGCACTTCGCGCTCGCCAGCGAGGCGTACGCGCACTTCACCTCGCCCATCCGGCGCTACCCCGACCTCACGGTGCACCGCGCGCTGGCCGCCTACCTCGCGCGCACCGAGAACGGCAGCAAGCCGCCCCACGACGAGAACGAGCAGAAGCGCATGGGCGCCAAACTCCGGGAAGTTCTGCCCAGCGAGCACGACCTCGTGACGGTCGGGCGCCACTGCTCCAACACCGAGGTGAACTCCGCGGGCGCCGAGCGCGAACTCCGCAACTTCCTCGTGCTGCAACTGCTCAGCGAGCACCTGGGCGAGCCCTTCGAGGGTGTCGTCACGGGCGTCTCGCCCGCCGGCGTGTTCGTGCAGCTCGACAAGTTCCTCGTCGAGGGGCTCGTGAAGTCGCAGGACCTTCCCGTGAAACTCCCCGACGGGCGCATCGTCAGCGGGCGCTGGCGCATCGACGACAAGAGCGGCTCGCTCGTCGAGCAGTCCACCGGGCGCTCGTACAGCATGGGCGACAAGATCGTCATCGCGATCGCGGCGGTCGACCTGCCGCGCCGCCAGATGGAACTGATCGTCGCCGACGCCGACGCGCGCGAGGCGGGCAAGGACAAGAAGATCCACCTGAAACTCGGCGCCGAGGGCGGGGGCGTGGCGAAGGCGGAGGGCGCGGGCTTCAAGGGCATGACCGGCGCGCAGAAGCGCTCGAAGCGCTCCAAGAGCCGCGACAAGAAGAAGGGGGATTTCCGGAGCGACAGGAAGGACAAGGGGAAGAGGCAATAG